CTTCATCTAGTTTACTGATAAGTTCCTCAGTGAATAGATCCTGTGAACCACTCTGGTAAAACTTATTTGCTTCATAATCTCCAATCGTTGCCCAGTTAGTACTTTCTTTACCAAGGTTCTCAAACCACTCATGTTTTCCATCTgtctttaaaaattcagCAAGAAGAGGTACTTTGTTTGGACTTGGGTCATGCTTCCACATGTATATCCTAAGCTTAGAGACTTTGCCTCCAGGGGGCTCGATACCAGTAGtctcttttccatcataaGTGACTCTGGATAGTTCATTTTCTACTTTGCAGATTTCTACTTCATAGTCATCTGATCCGGACCGGAGAGTAAGTGGAAAAGctgatgaaaataatgatTTTTTGCTTAGGTATGGGGAGGTACTAGTAATCTTTTCCTTAATGGTCTTGTAAAATGGTTTGAGGTCAGAAGGGTATTTAAGGTCAATAGGTATGGTGCCATTCCTGTGACAGTTTTGGTCATCTAGCATTTCCTCCAAATCTGTATGTTTTAGGCTCTCATAATCACGTTTTGCCCAATTACCTTGTTTTGTATTAGTATCTTCAGCACGAGAATAGTATTTAGAATGACCGTTTATATCATTGATTTCAAGAAGGATAGGCTTACCAGGGTTACCATCCCAGTAGTATACTGAGACACTATCTATGGGATTGCTTACCCCTCTTATACCATCTCCACCCTTAAGATTATTACTAAGTGTAAAAGATCCCGTTGCCATGTTTGCAGTATGGCTAACTCTGAAGAAACCGCGCACAGGTGAATCGACTGTTTTCATTATAGCTATTGGAATTTCCCCAGAACTGGACTGAACTTCATACATACCAAAAGATTCATCACCCTTCGGTTGTTGTGAGATATCTATCTGGATACccttttttggaggtttAGAAGGGGGACACAGTGTTATTTTAAGAGGACTTTTCATAGCATCTGAGAAAATAGTTCCAATTTCGTCTTTAACACTACCAGGAGGCCTTTTAGCCAATCTAGGGCATACCTCCCACTCATTCCCTGGTTTGGTTTTCCAgtaccatttataatcaTTACCATTTGATTCTATGCAAAGCAGGAATGGAGTCCCAGGGCTACATTTTGATTCATATGAAGATACTTTGATAACATctttaaagaatgaagtACCATCCAAGAACTTCTGTTTCTTTTCCGCAAGAACGATCTCTGCCACATTAAATAAATCACTTACAGATCCCTCACGTGATGTATATACATAGATAGAGAGGGAAAGATCTCTGTGAAAAGTGCCATCGATGTAAGTTCTTAGTCTATCCCTGTGTCGACCGTCCCTGGTATTATGGCAATTTGAAGTCAATCCCAATTTTATCTTCAGAGCACCGTTGAATATACAATTTAGAGAGTCAAGTTTTTCCTTAAGCCTGTCAGAATTACCAGTTGAGAACGCTTTTGTCTCTTGTTCTCCCAACTTCCTCCatatatcatttttattatcatcatatCTAGCGTTTTCATACCAATGAGACTCTCTTGTAGACAACTTAACTTCTATCAAGAGAGGATTCTTGCGACCACCGTCTCCTATCCAGTAGTACACTGTTACACTTGGATAGCTACTTAAGACCTCTAATGGTATGAAGTTACTACCACCAgaatctttatattttaccAGATTGCTCCCGTATGAAAGATAgtattttccatcctctgTTGGAGTATGTTCAAACGTGGAATAAATTCCGTTAACAGGAACTCCTGGTTTAACGGTAACACTTGCATTTTTACAGAGATCACAGTTATAAGAATCTCCCCTCTCCTTATTATCATTGCCTATATTAACTCTATGAAGTCTATGTAGTTTACAAGTGAGTTTATCTAGCCTCTTAGTAAAGTCATTTTCACCTTGCCCTGGGTCACTGGTAGGAAAATCTCCATTATGCTCaattttcttccattttataCCACTTCCGGTATTCTCGTACCAAGTATAGCTTCCTTTGTGTATAGCATCCTCTACTTTGAGTACAAGAGGAGcttttataaaatttggatttttatCATAGTCGTTGTGGTAGTAAGTTGTTACCTCCCCGACCACTCTATGCTGTTGGTAGAAAGGATTTAACTGCCCATCATTAGCTTCTATTTTAAGACGGTTTCCGCCATATTTAAGATTTATTAGAAATATAGAACGTCTCCCAGTGTGAGTGCAATATTCGTAATTTGTTTTCCCATCAGTACCTTTGAGACCTTTTCTGGTAGCTTCAACATGAGGAACATCTTCACAAGGACCTGGATTCCCTCCTTTTGGACACTTCCTCTTTATGTTTATTGAGGACATTCATAATCCTACTTTCTAGTTCCCTTACTCAGCatccctagacaaccatacattcatcctccctcacaactagctcaccgtcagagagactatccacagaacaagatgagtaactatcaacacagtcttcagtagtacagtatggatAGTCGACTGGAGTATAAAGAGTCTCTAGTGGAGTAGACAACTAAATGCTGGGTTTATCCGTACTCTATAGTGACAGCCTATACTCCCATACCTAACAGCTTGTCATGGcaactcattcatctgCTGAACCATGTGACCACTTAGGTTCCAATACTGGCGTACACTTTCCAGTTATCTATTCGCTACGCTTGttctatagactccctttggtcatCTGGTCACCTGCTTCGGTCCAGAGACCTACGCAGTGATAATCCACATTTAAACAACGCTTCATACTCTCTTTGACAAAGTACCGCATTTCATTCACGCGTACTATGCCCTGAAAATGTTGATACAAACCTGCTGGCTTTGCTTGCGATTGTTCGGCACTGGTAGCTTCTTCCGCTGGCGCTTGACCAGCGCCTGGTTGAGGGACGGCACCCCTAAATGGGACGTATACACATCATTTAAACGTACGGGGCGACTCCCATTGGCATTCCTGCGCCCATCTGGGCCATGCCCGGACTGACCATACCCATTCCTGTGACATTGTAATCTCCGAGAGGAGGCGTACCCGAAAAGAAGGTGTGTGGATGCGGGAATGGAGTTCTTCCTGGTATGAATCCGTTGTTAAACGCAGGTCCTGAGAATGTTTGTAGAAGAGAGGACCGAGTAGGAGCTTCTCGGCAAGACCAGGAATGGATGCAAACGTACCATTTCGTTCTGCCAACTTCTCTTGGCACAAGTCGCACAAATCTGCTGCCTCTATGAGCGTTAGGTTGAGGATTTCGTCCACCAACTTGATGACCTGTAGGTTCTCGTATACTCGCGGGAAATGGCGTGGCATTACCTTATCTGAAGGCTTTCTGGCGTCATCTTTGCTCTCCTCTGGGTTTGTGGAGTCCTTGAGCTTCTTGAAAATGTCAAACTCCCCGGTGGAGAGGCGACGGACTTGATGGGCCAACCCTGGCCTTTTGCAGCTCAAAATGGACTTGAAACGGCGTACTATAGGCACATATTGACGGTTTAtcatatttaaaaattaaagtgACGGTGATGGGAATCAGAGGAATGATGTGAGGTCCACGTGGAGATCCTTGGCTATGGACAGGATCATTTCTTTGGGTGCCTAAAGGGTCGTTTGAGTGTTTGTGTGTATGGACAAACGATGAGCGAGAGTTGGATGTTCTGCTTGGTCATTTGGATGAGGTACTGGTTCCCCTGCTTGGCTGTGTGTGTCGTCAAAGTGGAGTATTCCTGTTCCTTTTGCCACAACAAACCGCTCTTCCCGACAGCCACACTCCTAAAGTTGTTGGCAGCCGAAACCGGGCGTATAAAGCCCTCTTGAATGACCCAGAATAGCTGCAAaggaatgaagaagatgggAGCAAACCAACCTGTTTGTAAAAGAGAGAGTCGAGTTTGATCTTGGTTCCCTCGTTGGTGAGCATTACCCATTCGGTAAATGAGATTAGAGCGTTTGTATCAAAGTTGCGGAGGGAGTTCCAGGGCTCTCTGGATTCGGCAGAGGGAGGCGCTCTGGGACGTCTCGTGGTCTTTTTCAGCTGCCTCTTGACGTTCTTGTAGTCGCACATGGCCGCAACTGCAGCTCCAATGATAATGTATTTTGATAGTCTACTGCCGTGGAACTTGTGCCTCTTGGTGGTTGCCATGGAACTCTCCCTGAGGTCATTTACAAAGCGACTTTGGTAGTCTTGCGTGATCCTCCGTATGTAAATGTCCATGGTACTTGCAAGGTGCTTTTCTTCTGCGATTACCTCCATTGTCCTTTTCGGGTCCTCTGTAACGTGGTCCAAGTAGACCGGCCAAAAGAGTCTAGAGATGCATTTTGACGACAGGGCAACAAACCTGCAGTAGAACCCGAGAGAATTAAAGTCGTTTCGATACCACTGGTAAATGACGTCTACTAGGTAGCTTACGTAATTGGTCCAGGCTAGTCTTGCAATCTCCAGCACATCTACAGCATCTTCTTGCAACAAACGCTCTAGCTTTTCCCTGGCGATTTCGAGGGCCTTGTCCCGGAATTTCGCAGTCAATATCTCGAGACAAGACTCCTTTTGCAAGGCACTCACGTTTATAACGGGGATATGCATCGAGCCGATTAAAAACTGTGGAACTGCATAGTGACCCACGAGGACAATGACCACTTTTCTCTTGAGCCTGGAGCATTCAATGACGACGCACACTACGTACCTTTTAGGAGAATCGCCGGGAGGGGATCCTAGACGCTCGTGTATCCTTAGAAAGTAGGTGAGAAGCATGGGCTCAGAGTGGAGGAGCTCCTGGTAGTTGTCTAGAACGATGACCAGGCACTTTTTTAGCTCCTCCACCTCGTTCTCCGCATATGTAAGCCTTAACAACAACGACAGAATGTCATTCGGCGAAGTAATTTCAAAGGAACGCAACCTTGAACAGAGTTTTGATTCTTCGGGGTTAACCTGCGATATAGACTTTAGCAACTTCTTGACGAATAGGctccatttccattttaCAAGCGTGGATGACTTTGTATTCTTTGATTCTGCGCACACATGTACAGTTGAGAGGTTTTGGCGTACCCGAGAAGACGCTGCAGTCGAGAGTTGTGTGAGGGAGGTCCTTCTCCTTGATAAATGAGCCTAAAAGGGTACTCTTCCCAGAGTATGGCATTCCTACGAGCTGCAGGAGCGGAACTGGGTGTATACACTGCAAATGAGTTATGAATGGCATGGAATCTCAACTTACATCTCCCAGGAGCGCTGAAAGCCTTGAAAGAGGCTCCCTGTGTTCTCCTGGGACGTATTCTAGCGTCATGCTAACTAATGAATAAGAAATAAAAACTACTTGAGGAAGATTATGGTGTCTCCAAATGTGCTGTGGATATTCTTGGCGTctagtttcttctttgaaATGTAGTCTGATATCACAGAATTGAACTCTTGCAGAGACTGTGAAGTGACGTCCTTGTGAGCTGCAACATCCGAGCATAGCGCACTGAGAAGAGTGAAGGAATTTGGTGAGAAGAGATCCCTCCTCCCCTGGTTATTGAGCGAATTTTGCAGGCATAATGTGTTGATGAATTGCGACCCAAAGAGCAGAGACTTTTCTACAATAACCTCTGCAATCTTTTGCAAGTCTCCAAGCTCAATTGCAGCCGGAAGAATCGAGTGGTTTTTGGCACTCGACTTACCCATTGGATCCACCTGTACCAGAAAATGTCCACACTTTTCAATGGTGAGAGTTTCCACTGGAGTTTTATCATGAGAAACAGGCTCTGAAAAGTGGTCTGCCATTGGTAGCAAAATTTgatctccattcttgtacccATACAAAATTGGTGCCTTGGTAAAATCGTCCAGCACGGACAAACCCATTGATCCCAGATCCACGACAATCCTGAAAATGGCAAGGAC
This region of Theileria equi strain WA chromosome 1, complete sequence genomic DNA includes:
- a CDS encoding hypothetical protein (encoded by transcript BEWA_026940A), yielding MSSINIKRKCPKGGNPGPCEDVPHVEATRKGLKGTDGKTNYEYCTHTGRRSIFLINLKYGGNRLKIEANDGQLNPFYQQHRVVGEVTTYYHNDYDKNPNFIKAPLVLKVEDAIHKGSYTWYENTGSGIKWKKIEHNGDFPTSDPGQGENDFTKRLDKLTCKLHRLHRVNIGNDNKERGDSYNCDLCKNASVTVKPGVPVNGIYSTFEHTPTEDGKYYLSYGSNLVKYKDSGGSNFIPLEVLSSYPSVTVYYWIGDGGRKNPLLIEVKLSTRESHWYENARYDDNKNDIWRKLGEQETKAFSTGNSDRLKEKLDSLNCIFNGALKIKLGLTSNCHNTRDGRHRDRLRTYIDGTFHRDLSLSIYVYTSREGSVSDLFNVAEIVLAEKKQKFLDGTSFFKDVIKVSSYESKCSPGTPFLLCIESNGNDYKWYWKTKPGNEWEVCPRLAKRPPGSVKDEIGTIFSDAMKSPLKITLCPPSKPPKKGIQIDISQQPKGDESFGMYEVQSSSGEIPIAIMKTVDSPVRGFFRVSHTANMATGSFTLSNNLKGGDGIRGVSNPIDSVSVYYWDGNPGKPILLEINDINGHSKYYSRAEDTNTKQGNWAKRDYESLKHTDLEEMLDDQNCHRNGTIPIDLKYPSDLKPFYKTIKEKITSTSPYLSKKSLFSSAFPLTLRSGSDDYEVEICKVENELSRVTYDGKETTGIEPPGGKVSKLRIYMWKHDPSPNKVPLLAEFLKTDGKHEWFENLGKESTNWATIGDYEANKFYQSGSQDLFTEELISKLDEVSCRIHHTVKIDMSRKNVIRSHCHSGCHPKRIKIKRDIGNLFPKYIGYEHTSATNDKTFTVTSIVYKNEEQRVERGNLNFPLREVSKVTVYFQNCEIGYPVAMQIEKEGEGNRWLKNEDRNGKWKEFSPQNIIETINRATSGLNLCPEFPKQLARTEQSDSENQDVGEYDEQDDESEGENSPPQVSTDHSDSISHQPQSGVDQSPAELSPQQHNADQPNQSNSAASSQDVNTLPQQDDYRASPNKDPNTDHTPYIIASSVLGASGSLTGFAYWIYKRFAGEPWVRQI
- a CDS encoding hypothetical protein (encoded by transcript BEWA_026950A); the protein is MINRQYVPIVRRFKSILSCKRPGLAHQVRRLSTGEFDIFKKLKDSTNPEESKDDARKPSDKVMPRHFPRVYENLQVIKLVDEILNLTLIEAADLCDLCQEKLAERNGPAFNNGFIPGRTPFPHPHTFFSGTPPLGDYNVTGMGMVSPGMAQMGAGMPMGVAPYV
- a CDS encoding hypothetical protein (encoded by transcript BEWA_026960A); this encodes MTLEYVPGEHREPLSRLSALLGDCIHPVPLLQLVGMPYSGKSTLLGSFIKEKDLPHTTLDCSVFSESKNTKSSTLVKWKWSLFVKKLLKSISQVNPEESKLCSRLRSFEITSPNDILSLLLRLTYAENEVEELKKCLVIVLDNYQELLHSEPMLLTYFLRIHERLGSPPGDSPKRLKRKVVIVLVGHYAVPQFLIGSMHIPVINVSALQKESCLEILTAKFRDKALEIAREKLERLLQEDAVDVLEIARLAWTNYVSYLVDVIYQWYRNDFNSLGFYCRFVALSSKCISRLFWPVYLDHVTEDPKRTMEVIAEEKHLASTMDIYIRRITQDYQSRFVNDLRESSMATTKRHKFHGSRLSKYIIIGAAVAAMCDYKNVKRQLKKTTRRPRAPPSAESREPWNSLRNFDTNALISFTEWVMLTNEGTKIKLDSLFYKQLFWVIQEGFIRPVSAANNFRSVAVGKSGLLWQKEQEYSTLTTHTAKQGNQYLIQMTKQNIQLSLIVCPYTQTLKRPFRHPKK